Genomic segment of Cervus elaphus chromosome 15, mCerEla1.1, whole genome shotgun sequence:
TGCTGTCACAGAGTCAATTCCCTGGAATAATCACATTTTCCGGTTGGCTCCCTCCTCCTTGCCAAACACGATGCTGGGAAATCCTGACCAGCCAGgcctcaagaggcttctccagagaAGCAGGAGACTGGTGGGGAGGGCCCAGCACCCTCTCCTTGCGGGGGTCCAAACAACACTGTTCCTGGATGGGGcagaggagctgggggagagCAAAGATAGGGAGGCATCAGAGAGCATCTCTAGATTCAGCTGGAGCTGAATTCTGGCTTCGCTACCCCTACCAGTCCGTTCCTCCAAGCTTTGTTCCCACGCTGAGCACCCCCGCTATCCTTACTCAATTCCTGGAGAGAGAGCACAGATTCTCCCTCGGGGAGGCTCAGAGAAAAGCCTCCTGAGAAGGGATTTGTCCCTGGTAAGGCCAGCAGTGGCCCCAGccaaatttggggcttcccacgAAAAGGATCCAGTAAACCTATATGGCTTGAAAGTGGAGGGTGTGGGATAAGGAATTGGGCAGATCACGCTTTAACCCTGGATCTGCAGCTTGGTTGTCACAGAACATATCTGAGCTTTATCCGTACAGTGGGACCACCTCTGTGGGATGCTTTAAGGAGGAAATGCAGCAGTAATTCATTGCGCCTGATGACTTTTATTACAAATTATAGGACTCCATAAAGCAGACTTAGCCAGCCATTAAGAAATTATGGTCTCAGAAACATGGTTATTGGTGTAAAAGGGTATACAGGACATGGTAAATAGAAAAACTAGTTTTGCAAAGGAAATTTGTATAACAGAGTTCTTCACCTGGAGTCCATGGCCATGGATGCTCTGAAATTATCCACAGAATTTAGGAAGAATGTGCATTTTCCTGAGAAGATAGGTACAAGTTACATTTTCAAAGAGATTTGTTACCTGTAAAAGTTAATAGTTTAAAACTACTGGTGTTTATACAGTATGATTCaattttttgtattaaaaagagaactaaaatatattaaaaaaaggcTAGAAATTCACACATctaaatattaatagtattttcCTCTGTATTACGTGtatgaataaaaagagaaagggttTGATTTCCAGTTGTCGGTTTTGAAAGGAGAGCTTGGAAAAATTCACTTAGCTTCTCCATCTCAGTGTCCTTCGGTAGAAATAACATCAAAAGCTAATTTTTGAGATAAGATGAGACAATTTATGCAGAGAGGTATTCTAGAGGGGAGGGTTCCCCCTGGGCTCCCAGAGGCATAGAATATCAACATGCATTCAGCAAGTGTTTACTGCTGCCTTCTAAGTGCTGGGTGCTATCCTGGCTGCTAGGATAAAGAGCGAGGGCCCaggagttaatttttttaaatccaactttTATAAGTGTATCATTTATAAGTAATCATGTTTTTAGTTTTGGTGTCTTTCCTGCCTGACGATCCTTTGCTTAAACAAATACGTAGTCTGAGGTCCTGCAGAATGTGTGATGttcttgttcagtggctaagtcgtgtcagactcttttgagatcacctccccccccccatggactgtagcccgccaggttcctcttgcatggggattctccaggcaataattctggagtgggttgccatttccttccccagggtatctttctgTTCCAGGgatccgacccagggatccaacctgtgtcttgtgcattggcaggcggattcttttgaccactgagctaccagggaagcccctgtaaaaTGTCTGAGCATTTTCTTTGCCGTTAGAAACTAGATGCGTCTTACTAGTACCGGCTTTAAAGACTAGTGGGGGGAAACTCGCAGGCGCTGGGACCCAGGGCTGTGGCCCGCCTGACGGTCGCCCTGTCTCCCTACCCCCGCAGACAGCGAGCTGGTGCTCCCAGACTGCCTGCGCCCGCGCTCCTTCACCGCCCTCCGGCGGCCGTCTCTGAGGCGCGAGGCCGACGAAGCGCGCCTCTCCGTGAGCTTGTGTGACCTCAACGTGCCGGGCTCTGACGGCGACGAGGGCACGCCAGCTGCCGGCTGCCCCATCCCGCAGAACTCGCTCAACTCGCAGCACAGCCGCGCGCTGCCCCCGCAGCTCGACGGCGACCTGCGCTTCCACGCGCTGCGCGCCGGCGCGCACGTCCGCATCCTGGACGAGCAGACGGTGGCGCGCCTGGAGCACGGGCGCGACGAGCGCGCACTCGTCTTCACCAGCCGCCCTGTGCGTGTGGCTGAGACTATCTTCGTCAAGGTCACGCGCGCGAGCGGCGCGCGGCCCGGCGCGCTGTCCTTAGGTGTCACCACGTGCGACCCCGGCACGCTGAGGCCGGCCGACCTGCCCTTCAGCCCCGAGGCCCTGGTGGACCGCAAGGAGTTCTGGGCCGTGTGCCGCGTGCCCGGGCCCCTGCACAGCGGCGACATCCTCGGCCTTGTGGTCAACGCTGACGGCGAGCTGCACCTCAGCCACAACGGCGCCGCGGCGGGCATGCAGCTGTGTGTGGACGCCTCACAGCCGCTCTGGATGCTCTTCGGCCTGCACGGGTCCATCACACAGATCCGCATCCTTGGTGAGTGCCCCCGGCCGCGTGCCCGCCTTCCTCAAGGTGCATCCTGAAGCTGGCGCCTCCAAGGCCTAGCATCTTGTCTTCCCTGGAGGCAGGGTCTGTCTGGGTAGAGGGGAACAGCGCCCACCCTGCCCCTTATGGGTTCTAGTCAAAGAGTCACTGTTTTGTCTAGTCCATGGGACTCAATTTGTCTAGTCCATGGTTCTCAGGTCTCACCAGATAaaccctggggagggggaggaaagcAGGAACACTTGAGTTTCACGCTCAGAATCCCAGTCACCCACATTCCCACGTACATAAACAACCCTCATACACATTGCCCAGTGGTcatttaaaaatggggaaaaaaaatttgtttccaCCAGCAGTGAACTTTTTGAGGTTCAGTTTCCATTTATCAAAAAATGGGAATGAAGGCCTCTATCTCTAAGGATATGGTTGTGTGTCTAAATAAGATAAAGAGGGTGGTATGTCAGCAGTCAGGTATCTCTGCAGAGCAGTGCCTGGATCGGGGGATTTTGGAGACTCCCTGGGCCTTGGAGGAAATGGGGTTGCAGATGTCTGGGCCTTCCTGGCTTTGAATGGGCAGAGTCTGCATGGGCTGTGTGATGTGGGTTTGGACAAGCCGTATGGCAGAGCGCTCTGCAGGGTGCTGTGCTCAGcccctcagttgtgtcagattcttaaATCCCACCTCCAGAAATTGTGATTCTGTAGATTTCAAATTAGGTCTTGGGCATCTGAAGTGTTTATTCCTTAGCAAATTTGGTTAGACAAGTTTGGAGACCCCTGAGCCTCACAGCTCCCAACCTAGACCTCACCCCAGGACACTTCATAGACATGataatgtgtgtatgtgagcaTGAGTAACACTGTAAGATTGGCATACTGTGTCTAGGCACATGTGAGcaaatgtatgtgtatttgtgtatgcaATGCTATTGGTACTTGTGAGAGTGTATGAGAGTTTTGTGAAATTGCGTAAAATCAGTGGAGACTTCCTCCTCTGGAAAAAGACCAAGTGAAGATGAAgtgtaaaataaattgaaaaaagaatgaaaagaaatgggaCTAGGGTGCTAAGAAATTAGGATTGAGGGAAGATAAGTCAGGGAAGAGTGAAAAGAAATCAGGCGAAATAAAAAGacatcagaaaggaaagaaattggcTTAAAAATTCAAGgtggaataaaaagaaaccagacaagggtgcagaaaaaaaaatcaggctgaGGTACAAAGATATTTGGCTACGGTCACCAGGAGACACTGCTCCTCAGATAAAGGATATTACATAAGGGCAAGGTAGTCTCTTGCATCAGCACCATCTAATAATAGTTAAGTAGCTTTCCAGTGAAGCTTCTGTTGCTCAAAGAGGCTTACTAGACTAGAGCAAAGGAGaagcttaaaaaacaaacaaaacccccagGACTTAAATATCCCGAGAGGGAAGTAGGCCAAGGTGGGCGTTGAAGATTAATCATTCAGAATTTAATATATGCTAAACAGCGTGCTCCTGAGCTGTTTGGAGAATTGGACATCTTGACTAGCAAAGTGGTGAAAGAGGATCCTGActctaaaggaaaaacaaatcagTAACAATGTATGGAAGGTTGATTATTTACTTCATAGAAGAATGCTTTGGTTTGTTGAAGGCCTAAGTGAACtaagaataaaaagatatttcCTTCACTCTAAAATTACAGCCAATTTCATGTTTCATGGTGAAACATTAGAAACATTATCATTAAAGTCAAGAAAGTGATGGAGATGCTGTATAATATCATTCTGAAAATACTAACCagtgcaataaagcaagaaaagcaaATAGGAGGTATAAATTTCTGAAAGAAGGAGATGATAGTTCACTTAAAATGTGTTAACACTACTAagagaaatcctgtggacagctAATAAATATTCTTAGAAACAGTGATTGTTAAATGAATTAGATTGAATAACTAAATTAGACTGAATAACTAGTAATAAAAAATATCTCATTGAGCACTTACTTGTGTGTAGGGCATTATGTTAGGGCCTGTGGGAAAGTCACAGGTGAGTCAGGCTTTCTGCTCTCAGGAAGCTCAGGGTTTAAATAGGGAAACATTACAAAGTTACATTCCTGggcaaagaacaaaataatttccCAGGCTCTGTGATTGCTTATTTCCATGCATGGTGTGTATGACTGGTCAGTGCTAGATAGAGATatgtggtggtggggtggggggaatcaaGGCTGGCTGGAGGAGGGGATTGAGGAGAGCCCCAAGAGACTCCCTGGACAGTTAGCTCTTTAGGGGAAAGGCTCAGTCAGTCTCTGAGCCTAGTGGCTGGGCTGTGTGGTCAGGCTGCACCGCCCTTTTCTCTTCTGGGAACCTAATGGAGGATGGAAACTCGAGCTTTCTCCCAGTGGGCCTCTGAGTGTCTATGTCccaccttcctccttccctccctttctgcaGGCTCCACCATCCTGGCAGAGCGGGGCATCCCATCGCTCCCCTGCTCCCCCGCCTCCACACCAACCTCCCCCAGCACCCTGGGCATCCGCCTCTCTGACCCCTCACTCGGCACCTGCAGCTCTGGCCCTCTGGGGAGCTCTGCTGGAGGTAAGTAGGCTGGCCCCTTTGATTCCATGTGGCAGCCCTTCCACTCTGAGGGACCTGCCCTCCAGCCTGGCTGAGGCAGGTCTGCAGACCGGGCCCCGGAGGAGCTGGAGATGGGCGCAGTGAACCCAGATTGAGTGGTGATTCCTGGGCTGTGTCCCGTCCTGTCTCTCAGCTGGGTGGCTTTCTCCAGAGGACTTCTTGAGCACAAAGACCACCAGAGGGTAGCTCAGCAGGGGCCTCCCCCAGGGCGCTTTGGGCCGCAtccttcctccatccttcctgcctcttctcgTTGCTTCACGGACTGCCCGGCCCCGGGTCTGGGCATGGAGGAGCCGGAAGTGAAGCTGTCCAGAGTGCATCCTCTTTCCTCTTGTGCCCAGGAGGTGGGTGGTTGGGTAGACAGGCTGATCCCGATCCATGGAGGAAGAGAAGCCGGGGCTTTCTTCATGAACCTGGGACTGACCACATTCATGTCTCCCCCTCACTGCTGTCCCTGTGTCCCCAGGGACAGCCCCCAACTCACCAGTGAGTCTGCCCGAATCACCAGTGACCCCAGGCGGGGGCCCGTGGAGCGATGAATGCACCATTTGCTATGAGCACGCGGTGGACACGGTCATCTACACGTGTGGCCATATGTGCCTCTGCTATGCCTGTGGCCTGCGCCTCAAGAAGGCTCTGCACGCCTGCTGCCCCATCTGCCGCCGGCCCATCAAGGACATCATCAAGACCTACCGCAGCTCCTAGCCATCTCGGACCCACCTGCTCCCCAGCTTCCTCTGACTCCGGCCCGGCTCCAGCTGAGGCGCAAGTCAACAGGGCCCCTTCTCTTCATTTTGGAAATTCTTTCCCCTTCTCATTAAACTTGGGAAACAGCCCCTGAGGTCTGGAGAGGAAGGGGTGtcaggctgggaggtgggggcagaagcAAGTTGCTGCTCTTCCCTGCAGGCCGAGGGGCTAaagctggggaggggggatggtCTCAGCCTGTCCTGGTCCTTTCCTGCCTGGGGTGGATTCCCAGGAGTCTCTTTAGCCTGTGTGGCACCTTTGTGAACATTAGAAAGTGCATCCCTTCCTCTGGGCAGATGCGGCCCTGAGCCCAGACATGCGGCTTGGCTAGTGGAGTGTGCACTGGGACTTCAGCCTGTTTTCTCCTTCAGCCAGCTGCCCTTGA
This window contains:
- the NEURL1 gene encoding E3 ubiquitin-protein ligase NEURL1 isoform X1, whose translation is MGNNFSSIPSLPRGNPSRAPRAHPQNLKDSTGGPFPVTSHRCHHKQKHCPPVLPGGSLPATPLLFHPHTKGSQILMDLSHKAVKRQASFCNAITFSNRPVLIYEQVRLKITKKQCCWSGALRLGFTSKDPSRIHPDSLPKYACPDLVSQSGFWAKALPEEFANEGNIIAFWVDKKGRVFYRINDSAAMLFFNGVRTADPLWALVDVYGLTRGVQLLDSELVLPDCLRPRSFTALRRPSLRREADEARLSVSLCDLNVPGSDGDEGTPAAGCPIPQNSLNSQHSRALPPQLDGDLRFHALRAGAHVRILDEQTVARLEHGRDERALVFTSRPVRVAETIFVKVTRASGARPGALSLGVTTCDPGTLRPADLPFSPEALVDRKEFWAVCRVPGPLHSGDILGLVVNADGELHLSHNGAAAGMQLCVDASQPLWMLFGLHGSITQIRILGSTILAERGIPSLPCSPASTPTSPSTLGIRLSDPSLGTCSSGPLGSSAGGTAPNSPVSLPESPVTPGGGPWSDECTICYEHAVDTVIYTCGHMCLCYACGLRLKKALHACCPICRRPIKDIIKTYRSS
- the NEURL1 gene encoding E3 ubiquitin-protein ligase NEURL1 isoform X2 — translated: MGGQITRSTLHDSTGGPFPVTSHRCHHKQKHCPPVLPGGSLPATPLLFHPHTKGSQILMDLSHKAVKRQASFCNAITFSNRPVLIYEQVRLKITKKQCCWSGALRLGFTSKDPSRIHPDSLPKYACPDLVSQSGFWAKALPEEFANEGNIIAFWVDKKGRVFYRINDSAAMLFFNGVRTADPLWALVDVYGLTRGVQLLDSELVLPDCLRPRSFTALRRPSLRREADEARLSVSLCDLNVPGSDGDEGTPAAGCPIPQNSLNSQHSRALPPQLDGDLRFHALRAGAHVRILDEQTVARLEHGRDERALVFTSRPVRVAETIFVKVTRASGARPGALSLGVTTCDPGTLRPADLPFSPEALVDRKEFWAVCRVPGPLHSGDILGLVVNADGELHLSHNGAAAGMQLCVDASQPLWMLFGLHGSITQIRILGSTILAERGIPSLPCSPASTPTSPSTLGIRLSDPSLGTCSSGPLGSSAGGTAPNSPVSLPESPVTPGGGPWSDECTICYEHAVDTVIYTCGHMCLCYACGLRLKKALHACCPICRRPIKDIIKTYRSS
- the NEURL1 gene encoding E3 ubiquitin-protein ligase NEURL1 isoform X3 → MDLSHKAVKRQASFCNAITFSNRPVLIYEQVRLKITKKQCCWSGALRLGFTSKDPSRIHPDSLPKYACPDLVSQSGFWAKALPEEFANEGNIIAFWVDKKGRVFYRINDSAAMLFFNGVRTADPLWALVDVYGLTRGVQLLDSELVLPDCLRPRSFTALRRPSLRREADEARLSVSLCDLNVPGSDGDEGTPAAGCPIPQNSLNSQHSRALPPQLDGDLRFHALRAGAHVRILDEQTVARLEHGRDERALVFTSRPVRVAETIFVKVTRASGARPGALSLGVTTCDPGTLRPADLPFSPEALVDRKEFWAVCRVPGPLHSGDILGLVVNADGELHLSHNGAAAGMQLCVDASQPLWMLFGLHGSITQIRILGSTILAERGIPSLPCSPASTPTSPSTLGIRLSDPSLGTCSSGPLGSSAGGTAPNSPVSLPESPVTPGGGPWSDECTICYEHAVDTVIYTCGHMCLCYACGLRLKKALHACCPICRRPIKDIIKTYRSS